TGGGGAGCGGTATTCATGTGCTAGTTTTAAGAAAGACTCTTCATCGGAAGGAATAGAAAAACGTACTGTCGCCTCAGCGTGCGCGTCTACTTGATCAAGAAACATGATACTCAATGGTGGTAAATTCGCAGACGCATTATCTGCATCCTTTTCCGAACTGATTCCGTTAATTTCAGAATTAGCAGCTTGCACTGTCATCGCTCTTTTCCATGAGTTATATCGCCCAAATGGATAGAACTTATAACCTATTTCAGTTACCACGGCTTCATTACCTGTAACAGTTCTGACATGGTAAATATATCCAGGCTCTGCATAAAAGAATGACTCAGAGAGCACATATATCAATACGAGCATGGCAATACCCGCAGCGATGAACTTTTTGATGAGTGATGATTTGGACTTTATAACTGATACAGCATCCATTATTGAAATAATCCTTATTTAATACTTGGTTAAGAGGGCAGATACACTTGGGTGTATTACAGTAATCAAATCTATACTGTTGAGATAAACGCTACATTATTTGTGTAATTTGTCATTGTTAAAATGAGGTTAAGTTCATCAGTGAACACGTATGAGTTCATTAATTAGGGGGGGATCAATAGAGGTGATTGTTGTTTAACGAGATATTAGCTAAATAAATGCTCCTTTAAACGCTGGTCATATCCTATTGAAATCCATTTTATGAACTTACAATGCCATTGCATATTTAACGGTATTAACTACAACTACTTCACCATAGCGCTTGATTTAATCTCAGAGGTATATTCGGGGCGATGATACAATTTTTTAATGTATTGTTAAAGTTTTTAGTGATTATTCTCGGTTGGTGCACTAGCTGAGAGCCCGAAAAACTTTCTTTTCCTAGTTGATGTAGCTGAAATACGGATTTAATAATGCAAACTGTTTTTCATCTACCCAATGATCAACCACAAAGTGGTTAAGTTTAAAATAGCCTTCTTGTTCCATGTTCAGCTTTTCAATCAGTTTTAATGATGGTGTATTTTCAACGCTAACTAGTGCAATTAGTTTACGTACTTGTATTTGCTGTTGTAGTGCGTCAATAAAGGCTGTCATGGCTTCGATGGCATAGCCATGGCCTTGATAAGCGCGATTAAAGCGATAGCCAATTTCAACAATATTATCTTCGTGGCTGGTATAACGAAATGCGACACTGCCAATCACGGCTTTGTCGCGTTGCAGCTCAACCATAAAACAAGCCCATTCATGTTCGTCACCCTGCCATGGGTCTAGCAAGTCGATAAAGGCACGTTTGGCATCTTCTACACTCGGTACTTCACGAATATGCCTACATACTTCAGGATCTAATGTATGAATTAAATGTGCTTCTTGATCTTGTGAGATAGGGCGTCGCACCGTTAGCCGTTCAGTGGTTAAGTGTAACGCATTGA
This is a stretch of genomic DNA from Flocculibacter collagenilyticus. It encodes these proteins:
- a CDS encoding GNAT family N-acetyltransferase; protein product: MTTNTLCQKVNALHLTTERLTVRRPISQDQEAHLIHTLDPEVCRHIREVPSVEDAKRAFIDLLDPWQGDEHEWACFMVELQRDKAVIGSVAFRYTSHEDNIVEIGYRFNRAYQGHGYAIEAMTAFIDALQQQIQVRKLIALVSVENTPSLKLIEKLNMEQEGYFKLNHFVVDHWVDEKQFALLNPYFSYIN